From the genome of Rhododendron vialii isolate Sample 1 chromosome 10a, ASM3025357v1:
ATAACCCgtaaaatttgacgcaaaaaagtttgaataacaagaagggaaaatttcaaaaaaacccctgaactttctgataacttgcaaaaaaacacttggactttcactattaacaaaaaaacacctaaacttagtattccgttagcaattaaacccctgccgtccaattccgtcaatttgtaatggatggagctaatagaaggcgttaactttttatttttttttactttttacattcaaaaattacttttaactctttcttttttttattggtaaataaatatgcaataaagttctttttttttttcttactatttatcaaaaattactttaactctattttttactatttacaaaaataactttaaccaccatcttttttattactttcaaattttaccttttcccttctttctctctctctctccctcttttttttttttagaactttaaccccactccaccaatcaactgccaaagctctagctctaatttcagaaattcgaaattactcttttttttagcattcttgttttttatattttttacttccaaaattacttttaactctttatttttagtggtaaataaatatgaaataaagttttttttcttacaatttatcaaaaattactttaactctaatctttactatttataataataactttaacccatttttactatttattgcatatttatttatgactaaaaaaagaatgagttaaaagtaatttttggaagtaaaagtagtaaaaaaaagaaaaggttacaaagaagaggttaaaagaacttttgaatttttgaaattgtggctaaggctttggcggttggttgtggggttaattggtggtgtggagtcgattctaataaaaaaaaaggagagagggggggggaaaggtaaaatttgaaaataaaaaatagggttaaagtaattttcgataaataataaggaaaaaaagaacttaattgcatatttatttaccaataaaaaaagagagttaaaagtaatttttgaatgtaaaaagtaaaaaaataaaaagttaacaccttccgttagctccatccgttacaattgacggaattggacgacaggggtttaattgctaacgaaATGCTAAgttcagattttttttgttaatagtgaaagtccaggtgttttttttgcaagttgtcaaaaagttcaggggcttttttgaaattttccctaacaagaaaacaaaaagccaGTTGGCTTTGTAAGGACAAAAGAAAACGGCGACGTTTTGCTCTTCTACGCAACCGTGTGACTTGTTTTCTGTTGGTTGCtgtatcatcttcttcttcctcagcaTCATCTTTTTCCCTCAACGCAATGAGCgcctccaaaccctaacccgttcATCGTTCTCTTGTCTTCTTGACTGCGATCTACGAAACAACATCTCGCGAAGATTCTCTTCGGTCTCTAATCGATACCCCTGCTCAATCCCTGCAATTTGTTCTCCTCCTCTAACCTCTCTCGAAATAGAGGTaaattaccctctctctctctctctctctctctctctctctcgcgcgcgcgTTTTGTTCCTATGCATCTTCATTTTCCTCatactttgttcttttttgtgttttgagcATCTCCCGCCACCTCATACAAATTGAGTTGAAGCTTCAtttattttagtttaaaaaactCCAATGGGAAAACCCAAATCtaagcacaaatttgagtaaaaaagcTTCATTTTTATGGCATGGTTGAAGATTTGGGAGGGGGAGGAGtatcttcttgaaaaatttgagTCTCTTGATTTgagaaaaattcaatttggtacaagtttaaaaaaaaaagaaaagatagttACCATCCGGCAAACAAAATTTCGGACTTGTTCATTAAAATTGCCCTAGAATTTGGGTAGTAGAGATTTGTTAATTAGAAACAGAAGGTGTGGAATTGAATGTGAACTTCATCGCTAGATATTTCCTCTGTGGCTGTAATGAGTAACTTACATCGGTTATGGCCAGGGTTTAAACGATTCGAAACTTGCAAACGCAGATGTTTCAGTTCCGTTGATAGAGCTCTTCCAGTTGAAACAAGTGATTTCTCAGACGAAATAGTGACACCAAACTTAACGCTTGAACCACTAGAGAGCTCAACGAAAGACGCCGTGGAAGAAATGCTATCGAACAGGGATGGTGTATTGAGATTGATGAAAATGGAACGCAGACCTGAAGTTTACAACAGCAGCCTCTTTGCTCAAACGAAGTGTTGGTTTCCATATCTCGATGAGTTTAAGGCGGGGGCTACAGTTTTGAGTATTAGTGAAGTGTTGGAACCATGGATCCTCATACAATGGAGGCAAGGAAGGAAAGATTTAGAAATGTGGCGAAGAAAGGGAGCTATTCAATCTGTTTGGTGGTTGAAGGTTTGTCTGATTTTGGGAATGTTTCGGCTGCATTTCGGTCAGCAGACGCACTCGGGCTTCAATCCGTTCACTTGATTAATCTCAACAACTCCAAAAGGTGCATCATGGTTTGAGGTGAAAATGCCTCTGTTTTGCTTGCCCAATTTTTTCAATGGCAAACTTTTGGGTGGTTCTCTGTGTTAATTGATTAGGGAGGATTGGATTATACATAGTTTTATCCCGTAATTGATAGTGCCTCTTTTATCTAGTACTTGAAGTTTCAAATATGCTATTTGCAATAGAGATGTTTAAGAAATTGGTAGCAAGAACTGCTGCGATGCTCTAGGATCATCGGAATCTCATACAAGCAcataaagtgaatttttttctccCCAAGTTGTGTGATGTTTCCCGACTAAAGCAACATGCCTATTGAACCTGATAGGTAAAAATGCATTGGAACAAATTATTTTCAACACAACATAAAAAGATTCATTTTTTCTCCCCAAGTTGTGTGATGTTTGCCAACTAAAGCAACATGCCTATTGAACCTGATAGGTAAAAATGCATTGGAACCAATTATTTTCAACACAACATAAAGAGATTCAATGATTAATGATTAGAGAAGAGAAATAGAGTGATCTAGAGGGGTGAAGGAGAAAGCAAGATATACAGGAGAAACTAGGCCTTTTTGAGAGGAATCGAATATTCTTTCTATAGAAATCAGTGCCAACAGGGTTTCTATCTCTACGATCTTATCACTGATAAATCTGAACGGATTATCTCACATTAATAGGCATCCTGGGCTAGTACTCGGGTACCATGCAGTCCAATTAAATCTCAACATGTGTCCCTTTTTTACTGCCTGGCCGAAATGAACCTATTAACCTTATGCAAACCGTAATGCGGTATAAAGCCTATGCTACCCTTACAATGAATAAGATGAAACATGAAATAAACCCTAGCTTTCACATCTTCTGTTTTAGCAATTCATGAGCACAACTGATCCGTATTCAGTCTTTTGATTTGTTCTTACTTCTTACCATCCCATAAAGAAGTTGTTCTTACTTCATATCATCGCAGAAAGAATTTGTTTGCATGTGGTATGAGTAATGACTCAATCAAATAACCTTTTCAGTGTTGTTTGTGGCCAATATTTTCCAACCTAAAAAGCTACCTTCACTAACCTAATTGAAGTTGGAACTTTATACTTCCTAAACTGTCTTGGCCAGTTTAATGTATGCGCTTCTTGGAATCTGGATCACTCTATGCACTTCAACGTTTCTTTTCATTGTTCTCATGGAACTGAAATCACGCTCGGAGTAATATAAGTTTTCATGAAGATGTAGCGTTCAACATCTCGTTTCTGGAGCTTTGTTATTGAAGTTTGCCTGCCTCTTTGACGGTTGGTGGTGGCCATTGGTGGAggagattttgaatttgtatTTTTGCTGTTAGTTTGTTATTAACATCGAACTTCTGTGAATCATGTTGAACCtgccattttatttttcatgttctCTTCTTTCATAGTTAAGCTTAATTATACTATGTTGTGTTGCTCTGTGAAAATAGGGCCTTATAAGTGATGTAAGATTTGTCCCTTAATTTGCAGATTCCTGGTCCCTCCCCTCCCAAAGGACCAACAATAGAACACGAGAAAAAGATTGGCGTTTTGGGCCGTGAAACTACCATCAGCAGATTCCATTGTTGTTCGAAGGACTCTTTCAACTGTGCAAGAAAACCCCCATGGCCTTCCGGGGGTTAATGAGAGTCCTGAACCGATTAAGGAGAGGGAAACCTTTTGGTCGACTGTGAAACCAGCTCATTTCGGAGTGAAGATAGCCTCTAAATCCCTGTTTGGCATCCTTCGTCTTATCACTGTGGGGATTTTCATTGGCCTCTTGGGTAAATTTGCTTTTGGGAGGAGGCTTCTCTTACAATTCCCCTCAGTCGTCAGCCTTGGTTGGTTCAGGAAGAATGGTCCGACTGAGGATGAGGTAAGAAGTGCTTCTTTTAAGATGTGGTTTGTTGGAACAGGATTTAGCGACAGCACCCTCGTCGCACAGGGAAACAAGAAGCCCAATACGGAAATAATAACGAGAGTAACGGGTCTGGAGATTGGGTAATTGACCCTTCCGATAATTCTGATTCAGTGCGATCTTATCGTGCTAAGTCAACACGATAACTTGCCAAAAGGAGGGGTTTATACTCCTGGGATTGTATTTGGACCGATGGATCTCCAAAAATGACTCCAAGAGAATGGAATATCTTTTGATGTGATCTCAAATAGTACTCTCTCAAACTAAAAGGTAACTATCTTTGCGatcaataaaacaaaacttTGAACGTTTTCTTCACCCAGCAGTGGCATGGAATAAATTGGTAGTTCTGTATTGTGTTGGTTTCCTTGTATGTTTGGTGTGTTGGAGTATTGCCTTCAATGGAAATGAGCATGCGGTTTGTAGGGTCGTAAAAGATTTCACGAATTTCTGCATCTTTGATGTCCTTGTTTAAAACTTGGTTGCACGAGAATCTATTCTTCATGTACTTTGGTATTCCAAGGTAAAGAGAGACTGATCAACAAACGGAAGAGACGAAAGACTTGTGGAAAACCGTAAAACCTTTCCACTTACAAATTTCTATTAGTATCCAACGCGCTTACCACGTTTGGGAAGTTCATCGCACACCTGAGTTAAGCACTTAGATATCACTCGGTGAGAAATACTTCCTTCGATGTATGATTTATGACACGGCCGTAGCAGGTTTATAGGTTAACAGAGTTGGCTATAGAAATCATAAATGAGAGTGAGGTTGCTCGACCcacaggaaaaataaaaatatgtggTGAACAAGATTGTTTGGACCACCACTTTGCAACAGAGGCGGCTCTATGTAGATGAATCCATGGTCAACTGAACAcccgaacaattttttttgtttagaatatatgtaaaaattTTGGGCTAgccttttttttgaacacccaacgtaaatatcaatgaacacccaattctAAAAGTCTTGAACACCTAACCCAAAACTAATTGAACACTCAATGACAATCCATCAATCTaggtaattcatatttgaacacctaacaTATTACCTCAAGTAAAGCTCataatcagtaaaaaaaattataaaaagaaTGTGAAAAGAAGAATCTATTGGTGTAAGTATTATACTCTGcgttctctctccatttttattATCGATAgtctaaatgtgttaatttcgcATTGATGACAATaacttcctctctttttttttttgtgtctagtTAGCTTATAAAATTACGGACcaagctttaaaaaaattcaactacattgcaatctcgttaacttgaataatattccttCGAATTTAAGACTACGATATAAAATCTCATCATGTTATCCTGAAGAACAATAGATTTTTGAGAAGGTCAACCCCAACGTACTCgctacaattttttcaaaagggttttagtagattaatacgCTGGTTAAACGTTGgtacaaaatataaaaactcaaaactcatctaggacaactgtaaaattttaACCCCTACATTCTCAAAACACAGTCTACTATGAAATAcaacaactttcaaaaaaaaatttaattttttgtttaaaattaggtttaaagttcttatttcgcctcgtagttaatttttttagaatagaggtTATGTTTTTTGACCGTACTATTTATACAACTAAATGAAATATTGTACATAAATTATTAGTTGATATATCAACTAGTAGAGTTAAGAtaatttctgaacaccctatcacaaatttctggagccgccactgctTTGCAATGCCACGACGAATAATAATTACGCTCCAATAACACCAAAGGTTGCTACTGTCCTAAAGACGGTCCTCCACCGGCACCAACAATAATGTAAGATTATATTTCCTTGACACCTATTTCATCAGTGGACCCAAGCAACCTACCAGAGGATGGGATGCATTTACGCATTCGTGAGGTGTGTGTGTCTTggagataagtttttttttttggacggtGAGAGTGTTCCGCCAGCTTACTCAAAAGTTctgttctgttttgttttcttttgatatttacTCGAATGTTTGGATTCTTTGTATGAACTGTTCGTCTGTTCCTacaattttatattttctatgaaaGATATTATCAAACATAAATTCGTAAAGCATTCAATATAGTCTATCATGatttatgattttcttttaaataaaagaaaaataaaaataaaaaaggaaaatcataCTTCAGCCATGATGGTCACGTGACTTACGTGATTGGGTCAATCATCAGGGGTGTACATAAACTCATCTTCAAATGCAAAACCTGCTTGAAAGTTGAAGCAGAGTAAAGGGTACAGCTCTAGACATCGTCGAATAGCTTAGGCGCATCTCGACTGATCCTCAAACCAAAAATTCTTCCCCTCGCATGGCAAACTCCGACAATCACAGGACGCCGCCGCACATCGCTCTCTTACCCAGCGCGGGCATGGGCCACCTCATGCCCTTCCTCCGCCTTGCTGCCATCCTCTCCTCCCACAACTGCACCATAACCCTCATCACCCCCACCCCCATTGTCTCCGCTGCCGAATCCACCCACCTCACCACTTTCTTCTCCAGCCACCCGCACATCCGCCGCCTCCACTTCCCCATCCCGCCATTCGATTCCTCCTCCACGCCCATCAACACCGACGACCCTTTCTTCATTCGCTGGTCTCAAATCAGCCAGTCCCTGCCCCTCCtctcccctctcctctcctctctctctcctcccctctccGTCATCCTCTCCGACTTTTCTGCCTCAATGAGCTTCAGCCAACTCGCTGACCATCTCTCCATCCCTTACTACGTCGTTTTCTGCTCCTCTGCCAgatttctctccctctttgCCTCCCTTCCTTCCTTAAATCTTGGTGGGATTGAGGATTATGTCGAAATCCCAGATTTACCCCCACTGCCTAAATCAAGCTTGCCTCCCCCTTTATTCAACCCAAATCATTTCTTTACGTCGTCTGCGATATCGAATATTCAATCTATCCCCAAAGCCAAAGGAATGTTTTTAAATACCTTTGAGGAATTCGAATCCGAGGCAATCACAGCACTCAACAATGCGAGAGTGTTAAGCATGAAACTACCACATGTTATTCCAATTGGCCCACTTGAGCCATTTAACGTTGAAAATGGCGAAAAATCGAAAAAGGGTAGTGATTATCTGATGTGGTTGGACGGCCAAAGTGATGGATCAGTGCTTTATGTTAGTTTTGGGAGTAGAACGGCCATGTCAAAGGAACAAATAAGGGAGATTGGAGATGGGTTGGAGAGAAGTGGGTGTGCTTTCTTCTGGGTGTTAAAAGGTAGCAAAGTGGACAGTGAAGATAAAGTGGAGATAGAAGAATTACTAGGCGACGGGTTCATGGAGAGAACGAAAAGCAGGGGAGTTGCGGTGAAAGGATGGGTGGAACAGGAGGAGATTTTATCGCACCCCGCAATCGGAGGGTTTGTGAGTCACTGCGGGTGGAACTCGGTGATGGAGGCGGCTCGACATGGGGTACCAGTGCTGGCGTGGCCTTTACACGGCGACCAAAAGGTGAATGCGGAGGTGGTGGAGAAGGCGGGGTTGGGGATGTGGGTGAGGGAGTGGGGATGGGGCGGGGAGAGGTTAGTGAGAGGAGAAGAGGTTGGAGACAAGGTTAGAGAGATGATGAGTGATGAGAAGTTGAGGAGGAGAGGTAGGGAGATCGGGGAAGAGGCTCGGAAGGCATGGGAGGGCAGTGGCAGCTCTCTGAGGGCTCTAATGGAAGCCATTGATGAATTGAAGCACACAAATTCGGCAGCTATTTCTTGAGTGGGTGTTGGTTGAATGTTGCTCATTCTGCTAGGTATGGAAGCCAAACATTACTACGAACTCTTggattaacaattttttttctcaatttatcTGTGTTGGCTTCCCAATAAGCGAAAGTAGAAGCTACGGAAAACAAGTTTGATCGaattatgaaaagaaaaaagaaagttaaaaaaagcTCTTACGTCGTACCAAATACGCCAAATGAGTTTGAAAGTTGTATTGTCACCTTCTTTTCCTTGGTGATTTCGTGCTTTCATGTGTGCTTTCACTTTTCAAGTACAATTTTTGAAGGCATTTTATTGGGTTTCCATggcaaatttctttttctttcaaatggACTTTGATAGAGACAATAgcaaacagaaaagaaaaaaaaaagaaaaaagaaaaaataagaagagacAATAGCAACAAATATGAGTTCAAGTTGCATGAACTCCTACACTTGCTACAACCAATTGCAGGTGGAGGGCCACTTCAGTTGTTCTAAATTTGACGCAAATCCTCCATAGCAAATTGGAGAAAACATTCAAACAACATGGAAGAGATGTGAAAGAAAGGAAGTGTAAAACACAAGTTGATTTCTTGTTGTGATACTTGCGtgcatctcaaaatcaattggtaatgagtggagagatcctTTGTGTTAGTGATTATTTcctaagcaatgtgagactataTTTCTTTAACATCCTCTCACATACAgtcgcgtttgaggtctgttaCGTGTAACATCTTTTTTAAGTCTATCAACTTAGTTCTGTATTGTGTTAGTTTCCTTGTATGTTTGGTGTGTAGGGGTATTGCCTTCAATGGAAATGAGCATGCGGTTAGCAGAGTTGGATATGGAAATCATAAATGAGAGTGAGGGGTCCAGATGTTGATTGCTCGACCCACAGGAAAAATATGTGGTGAACAAGATTGTTTGGACCACCACTTTGCAATGCTAGGACGACTAATAATTACGCTCCAATAACACCCGTGGTTGCTACTGTCCTAAAGACGGTCCTCCACCGCCACCGATAGTAATGTAAGATTATATTTCCTTGACACCTATTGCATCAGTGGACCCATGCAACCTACCAGAGGACGGGATGCATTTACGCATTCGTGAGGTGTGTCTTggagataagttttttttttggacgatGAGGAATGTTCTGCCAGCTTACTCAAACCAAGACTAATTTCCTCCCGGGTCCGATTAAAGGCAAACCATTCACGTTGGGAGTAGAGAATTCACAAAAATCTTTGACTTGACCCCAATGATCTAGCACTGATCAATTGTAGGGGAGCAAATACACCAACTAATCGGACTAACCTTGAAGTTTCAAATATGCTATTTACAATAGAGATGTTTAAGAAATTGGTAGCAGGAACTGTTGCGATGCTCTAGGATCATCGGAATCTCATACAAGCACTTTCAAATATGCTATTTACAATAGAGATGTTTAAGAAATTGGTAGCAGGAACTGTTGCGATGCTCTAGGATCATCGGAATCTCATACAAGCAcataaagtgaatttttttctccCCATGTTGTGTGACTCGCGCATGCCCGTGCTTCAGGCACGGGCACGGCTCGAAGAATGCAACATTATAACTTGCTTTGAGTGTCTTTAGCAAGTTGTGGACAACTGCCCGTGCTTACACAAACCCACATAACTTGATCCCAACACAAACTGATTCCTAATTAGTGGGGACCACATCTAGTAATCTAGAATTCAACAATTCCATCGAGAGTCAGCCATActtgaaacaaaataaattacaaacgTCCAAACGTAATGTGATTGCATGTCCAATAAATCATATACAATAGTAATTACAAAACCAGACTTAGTACCAGCGAGCGACTCATCTCCGTCTTTTAACCTATTAAACACAGTTAACATGATACACAGTTAACATGATACATTTCAAACCCCAATTTATCATGACTTACATCCGAATCTTCCTTCATATTCTCACCCATTTTAACCCACATCATCCCATTCAAATCCCTATTTACTACTTACCATAATCAAATCCCCTATTCTCATCTCCCTCTAGCAATAGTAGGAGGAACTCATTTCTCGCAATATTTTTGCACGGAAACTGAAATCCATTGCATGTGATCCTTATGCACCCGCCCACCTCAATCACCATATTTTCCCGTAACTCTCCCATGCATTTTTTACCATCTACAACACCAACTTTTGCTTCGTATAAACCTAATAAAAAGCAAATTAACAAAACCACAAAATGCTAAAAGCCGTGTAAGAAAACAATTCCGTCCTAACGTACAGCCTAATTACTTATACGGTTCCAAAATCCTCAGTAAGACATGggcacaaaacaaaataaaattttgaattcaacaAACTATGACTTCAAAAAGAGTCATCTCGATATATACTTATATTAAGAGGTGTTTCTCTGGCAAATCCTCCAAAGCTAGATCGTCAAATCTGTTTATTCCACCAAAACCATGATCAACAAAACAACCCTCCtgaatatatataaaaaaaaaaaccttcctaATGCAAAACGCTAATTAATTCATGGCCTTACATGTGCATCCATTATATAGGGCATTGCTATGACCAAAATATAACATTTTAGTGGGCGATGAAGAGAAACTATATCAATAAAATGCAGTGCACTATAATAGTGATTACATAACATAAACATGAAAACCATCGCTTCACGTTATATAGATTGCCTTCCCTAGTCCAAATTCATGGGTACAAAAATGTAAGAAATATCTggcaagaaaaatggaaagaaaaatggaaaaacgtTACCTCATATTTTCAGGTTTTCTCCCTCCGCGCGCAAGCGTGCATCGGCAAATCCTTTCCTTGATTGGCCCTTACTCTCTTCTTGATTAATAAACATTAAGTGAATCAAAACCTAACATGTTAATCATGAATAttacagacaaaaaaaaaaaaaaaaaagcacctGAACGCAATCACCTGCTCTTTCTCCCAATTTAACCATTAAAATAAAGATAACTATGTAAGAAGAAACTTGGAAACACTCATAGTTTTGTGttagaataaaaaatattaaactgtTAGaggcaaaaaaaagagagaacgaTATAAAGTGAAAAAAGAGCGAGGGAGAATATTGTTACTGTGGAAAGTCGATTTCCGTTGCAGTCTTTGGTCAATTGTTTCAACTCTTAAATCTATTAACTTGAAATTGATAGGAGAGACAAATGTGACCTTGCCAAAGTaaccaaaaaatgcaaaaggCAAAAGATTAAAGAGAGATAGGGAGAGGGATTTACCGGCATAGAGTCACAATGATTTGGTTTGGGAGAGATGGAGGGTTCAAAAGATGAAGATTTGGGGGCATGAACCACGATGGAAATACAAACGTTTTATACCAATTTTGTTTGAAGCCAAAGGAAACTTTGCTTTTCACATATATAGAAACGTTTATGGTAGAAACCTTTCGTTTTTGGTTAATTAATAACAAATTATCTTCTAATCAAGTCATATCATTACTTATATCGTGCAAATTACCAGTCATATCATCTAAGTTCTAATTACCGGCcattaatttttattcttataTTCTAAATTCTAATTAATCCACCCATATCATCCCTTGTATTGTGCAAATTACCTTTCCTTTCTGTTCGACCATTCAAATTACCACCTTTttggttaattaattttaacaacTATCTTCTAATCCTGTACCATATAGACATAGATTCTTTCCAATTATATTTCTAGCTCTACTACCTCGTAAATCTCAGTcgtagaaaaaatatttaccaTCCTTTCCATATTTTCGGCTAGCTAGATAGAAGGCCGAAAATTTAGAATGTGGCATTACTACTGCATATATCATTGTACCATCCTTTCCATATTTTCGGCTAGCAAGAATATTTGTATCATCCTTTCCAAATATATCGTTAGCCCATCTACCTGTAGATCTCAGCCgttgaaaaaatatgtaccgaTCCTATAGTCCAAAATATAGGAGAAAATATAGGGGATTTGAAAACCACcctcccatattatatagatgtgaaatttgaaaatcttaatTGGGATCTAATTAAATTAAcgtaaaagaatttttttttgttttggctgtTACGTAAAAGGAAATTAGAAAGATCAACTTACTTATTACTACCGTAAATGTTTTATTAGGTTTCATTCATTccacaaaatacaaatcatgcCTTAATTAAAAGgatcccttcaaaaaaaattcagttttgAGACAATTATCccataaatttccaaaatattagaTTACCATGATTGGCTAGGATATTTCAATTAAAATGAGCTCCTTTTGTGGTCTTGAAGTTTCcaatatttaccaaaatgtcatgTTGTAGAAGGAAGGACGAAGACAAATCTGGACCATCTGATTTGTTTGTATAGGTAGATAAATTTTGGACAAGtataaatctgaaccgttgatcGAGAAAGAATATTCTGTAAGATACCcgtcctgttttataatatagatatagatgTTTGCCGACTAAAGCAACATGCCTATTGAATCTGATAGGTAAAAATGCATTAGAACAAATTATTTTCAACACAACATAAAAAGATTCATTTTTTCTCCCCAAGTTGTGTGATGTTTGCCAACTAAAGCAATGTGCCTATTGAACCTGATAGGTAAAAATGCATTGGAACCGATTATTTTCGACACAGCATAAACAGATTCATATTGTCAGCACATGTTGGCATTTTTGTGGGCTTCTACAGTATGCTTGATATAAACTCCCTTCATCCCAGTTGGGTTGTCTATCTTTTCAATTTCGAATGTCTCAAAATGCATGCCCACTTTGGAAAGTAAGAGcataaaactttttgtttttgaaaacgtCCCTTGCAATGTACTAATCATTATGAACACCATTAAAAGTGGGGATGA
Proteins encoded in this window:
- the LOC131302281 gene encoding UDP-glycosyltransferase 708G1-like; this encodes MANSDNHRTPPHIALLPSAGMGHLMPFLRLAAILSSHNCTITLITPTPIVSAAESTHLTTFFSSHPHIRRLHFPIPPFDSSSTPINTDDPFFIRWSQISQSLPLLSPLLSSLSPPLSVILSDFSASMSFSQLADHLSIPYYVVFCSSARFLSLFASLPSLNLGGIEDYVEIPDLPPLPKSSLPPPLFNPNHFFTSSAISNIQSIPKAKGMFLNTFEEFESEAITALNNARVLSMKLPHVIPIGPLEPFNVENGEKSKKGSDYLMWLDGQSDGSVLYVSFGSRTAMSKEQIREIGDGLERSGCAFFWVLKGSKVDSEDKVEIEELLGDGFMERTKSRGVAVKGWVEQEEILSHPAIGGFVSHCGWNSVMEAARHGVPVLAWPLHGDQKVNAEVVEKAGLGMWVREWGWGGERLVRGEEVGDKVREMMSDEKLRRRGREIGEEARKAWEGSGSSLRALMEAIDELKHTNSAAIS